The Pleuronectes platessa chromosome 10, fPlePla1.1, whole genome shotgun sequence genome contains a region encoding:
- the zgc:158689 gene encoding brain-specific angiogenesis inhibitor 1-associated protein 2: MSRTEEVNKMTENVYKGILDQFNPSLKNFVTMGKHYEKALTGVTLAAKGYFDALVKLGELASDSQGSKELGDTLFQMAEVHRQIQVQLEDVLKLFHSELLSQLEHKLELDIKYLTATLKKYQSERRSKSESIERCQSQLKKLRRKSQASRHPNKYGDREMQFVELMSRRQGELDTMVAAGYKSALTEERRRYCFLVDRQCCVTKLLINYHSKVRELLSQKLSSWQQSCLQPTKLPERALNLLRHTAPQSPGAAGIAEVLRHAKLGSAPPEQRLSVQEVPPLLNGDSSRSQQQQRSLPSSSQSDTFPPQGSPQTFRSAPSPGGAAGGSSRGASPQRTSASVSPLPDSSTSSSASPATSTPTTSSGSAQQGSLLLSTNTFNLSPSLIPSTVMSLSQISPAGSSLHGMTLPIPHSAPHSPPLPHSAPLSRAMTPVQLLHQQVGPAGSNTSSPSHNPWLLKAGDMCATATLPLPRRPVSEMRLGGFQGSSLPRMLPLSGPTRVEAMFAHGPGASEAGGGGGGACLLHFLPGDDITLLISEPRDGWHYGQNERTGRKGWFPFSYTQPHHIKLDHLESSLFLSKANSTSTGQLDKLVSAGLPALTPESEEERALPPQRVSTFRPRPYSMADSTKITSELASSSAHPRANPFAHIRLRKTVTNDRSAPIIE; encoded by the exons ATGTCTCGGACTGAAGAGGTGAACAAGATGACGGAAAATGTCTACAAG GGGATTTTGGACCAGTTCAACCCCAGTCTGAAGAACTTTGTGACGATGGGGAAGCACTATGAAAAGGCCCTGACAG GAGTAACGTTGGCTGCCAAGGGCTACTTTGACGCCCTGGTGAAACTGGGTGAACTCGCGAGCGACAGCCAAGGCTCCAAAGAGCTGG GGGACACGCTGTTTCAGATGGCCGAGGTGCACAGACAGATCCAGGTGCAGCTGGAGGACGTG TTGAAACTGTTTCACTCTGAGCTGCTTTCCCAGTTGGAGCATAAACTGGAGCTGGACATCAAGTACCTCACA GCAACTTTGAAGAAGTACCAGAGTGAGCGCAGGTCGAAGTCGGAGTCCATCGAGCGCTGCCAGTCTCAGCTCAAGAAGCTCCGCAGGAAGAGCCAGGCCAGCCGGCACCCCAACAAGTACGGAGACCGAGAGATGCAG TTTGTGGAGTTAATGAGTCGTCGCCAAGGCGAGCTGGACACGATGGTGGCGGCAGGTTACAAGTCAGCGCTCACCGAGGAGCGGAGGCGATACTGTTTCCTGGTGGACCGACAGTGTTGTGTCACCAAGCTGCTCATCAACTACCACTCCAAG GTGAGAGAGCTTCTTTCTCAGAAACTGTCGTCCTGGCAGCAGTCGTGTTTGCAGCCGACCAAACTCCCGGAACGGGCTCTGAACCTGCTGCGTCACACCGCGCCCCAAAGCCCAGGGGCTGCTGGGATAGCCGAGGTCCTCCGCCACGCCAAGCTGGGCTCTGCTCCGCCAGAACAG cGGCTTTCTGTTCAGGAGGTCCCTCCTCTGTTGAATGGAGACTCAAGTcgctcacagcagcagcagcgctcgctcccctcctcctcccagagtGACACGTTTCCTCCTCAGGGCTCCCCCCAGACCTTTCGCTCTGCACCATccccaggaggagctgctggaggttcATCTCGTGGAGCTTCACCTCAGCGCACCAGTGCATCGGTCAGCCCCCTCCCCGACAGCAGCACGAGCAGCAGCGCCAGCCCGGCCACATCTACTCCCACCACGTCCAGTGGCTCTGCCCAGCAgggctccctcctcctctccaccaacACGTTCAACCTCTCCCCGAGCCTCATCCCCTCCACGGTGATGTCCCTCAGCCAGATCTCACCAGCTGGCAGCTCATTGCATGGCATGACCCTCCCCATCCCCCACAGCGCCCCACACAGCCCTCCGCTGCCTCACAGTGCTCCTCTCTCCAGGGCCATGACTCCTGTGCAGCTGCTGCACCAACAGGTGGGACCAGCAGGGAGCAACACCTCATCACCATCACATAATCCCTGGCTGCTGAAGGCTGGAGACATGTGTGCCACAGCAACACTTCCACTGCCGAGAAGACCTGTCAGTGAAATGAGGCTGGGCGGCTTTCAGG GCTCCAGTCTCCCCAGGATGCTGCCGTTATCTGGACCCACACGTGTGGAAGCCATGTTTGCCCACGGTCCTGGAGCATCAGAggctggtggaggagggggcggggcttgCTTACTGCACTTCCTGCCTGGTGATGACATCACCCTGCTCATCTCTGAGCCCAGAGATGGATGGCACTACGGTCAAAATGAACGGACTGGACG GAAAGGCTGGTTCCCTTTCTCCTACACTCAGCCACACCACATCAAGCTTGATCACCTGGAGAG CTCCCTGTTCTTATCTAAAGCtaacagcaccagcaccggtcaGCTCGACAAGCTGGTGTCCGCAGGTCTCCCAGCCCTCACCCCCGAGTCAGAGGAGGAGCGCGCCCTTCCTCCCCAGAGGGTCAGCACCTTCCGCCCGCGCCCCTACAGCATGGCCGACAGCACCAAG ATCACCTCAGAATTGGCCTCTTCATCAGCCCACCCAAG GGCCAATCCCTTCGCCCACATACGACTTAGAAAAACAGTCACCAACGATCGCTCAGCTCCCATCATCGAGTGA